In Dama dama isolate Ldn47 chromosome 22, ASM3311817v1, whole genome shotgun sequence, the genomic window GTGAGGAGAaatatgggggtggggaggtgactTTGCAGGTGTACTCAGCATCCTTGCCCAGCCTGTATACGTTAGCAACAGATGTGATAATGGGGTACATGAGGGTACCTTGGATAAACTAGAGTCTATTCATGAATTCATTGTTACCCAGAAACCAGAGCAGGTACAGGCAGGATACTAATTGGTCATCGATCTCGGTTATTGATGGAAAACACAGGCCAGAATCTCTGAAGGATCACTAGGGAGGATATTGATCAGTTATTCATGGGTCATTGGACTTTGGTCAAGACCATCAATGGAAATTTGATAGAAGTCACTAATAGGGACTTGGTCTAAATAACCGATGGGCCTCTGATCCGTCATTACTGGGCTATAGAATGTTGATCCATATATTTGATGGGCCACTAGTGAGAACTTATCAAAATCAGTCCTGTCATTGGTCATGACTTTGGACATCTGTCAAGGTTGCTGATGAGTCCTTGGTCAGGGTCAGTGATGGGGTCACTGATCAGAGGCAACTGAGAGTCACTGGGAGTCCTATTGCAGGGGAGGTTGGCCAGATACAAGGGTTGCAGGAATGAGTgggctgctggtgctgctggtcAGGAAGCTGGTTCCTGCAGACGGATTCCTGGAGGAAGCAAGAGATGTGACAGCCACCATCAACAGCCTGCCATTCATCACTGATGACCTGACCAGGGTTTGCCTCCTGCGTATTAAAGACTCCTGAGCTATGAACACACAACCACAGGTGATCTGACCCAAAGCCAGCATCAGTGTCCCACATCACAGGATGCCTGACCACCCACTGAAGAGAGTGACTTGACTGATGCACCTGTCATCCCATCTTATAGGGCACTTGACCTTCCATGTTCAGGGTCCCTGATCCCTCATGACTGATCCAAGCGTCAGCCTCCCCCACATCTCCCAGGAAGCTCCAGGATCTCCATCACCTGCAGACCCCTTAACCGCCCACACATAGCCCCCATCCTCAGTAAGAAGGCAGTGGACAGCCCGTCTGCAAAGATGGCAGGCAGGAAGTACAGAGAAGCCGCAGTCCCTAGCCACGCACAGGCCCTGGAGCCTATGTAGCCTCTCCATAGAGGTCCCCGTGTGGCTGTGGCCTCTCTGCTGGCACGGATCTATTTATGTAGCCCCAACCCTCTTCTCTAACTCGGTAGCCTGACCCTCAGTATCTCAGCAGCCCAGTCTGACCCTGCCGCGGCCAAGATCCAGCCTCCCCGCTCCATTCCCAGCCGGTAACCTTTATTCGAGCAAGACCGACCTGTTCCCGGGTCTGGGGAAACTCTCAGGGCCCTCCCGCCGAACGAGCTCTTCCTGACCCCCACCGCTGAGGTCAGTCACGGCCGCTCCAGGTGTCTCCCGCTCCCTCCCAAGCCTTCTGTAACTCCCTCTCCAGGGGAACCGGCAACCGAGGGTACATCAGGAGCTGCAATTTGAAGACACGCGAGACGCGGGGCGGGTCCACGCCGAACCGAGTCTCGGCAGGTTGGCGCGGGGCCGCCGCTCTGACCGCTACGGACAGCCCGCCGAAGGCAGCAGCCTGGCGTGAGGAAACGGGGCTGCTCCTGGACGGCCTGGGGGTCACCGCGCTCCGGGAGGGGAAGAAGAGAGGCGCCCCCGTCCCGGCTCAGCCCTACACCCGGAGACCCCATCCCTCCCAGGCCCAGCTGCTCACGGCCCTCTGCCCCCGCGCCCGCTGGACGCAGCAACGAAGCCCGAGAGGCTTGCAGCCTTGCGCGCCGAGGCATGCCAGCCTAGCGAGCGGGGGCGGAGACCACACCCGGCGACAGGAAACCACATCCGGCGACTGGGGGCGTCGCCGAGCAAACGCGGCGACGGCGGAAGGGCAGGACCGCGGAGGAAGCCCCGCCTCCTATACGTAACTTCCGGCGGACCTCCGCCTTTGGCGCAGGCGCACACGGCCGTCTGCGCGAGCGTGGGGTCGTTGACGCATGCGCGCTGACGTCGAGCTGGGCGGGTGGCCCGCGGTGCCGCCCAGGTAGCATCTCGAGACTTGCCGCCCCGACCCTGGGGCGCTGGGGGAGTACTTGCGAGGCGCATTCCGGGAGGCTTCTGTGAAAGGGGCTTCCGGAGGAGAAGGGCTGGGAACGTCTGGGTTTGCAGGCTCACCTTGTGCACAACATGGAGCACGTTTTGTCAGGGAGGAAGGTGGTGTGAACAGGCCAAGGGACGTGTCCAAGGTCGTGCAGCCTAGGAACCGTCGGACGGGCAAAGGCCGGACGTTTAGGAGTCTTCGAGAGGGTCCCCCCAGGAGCGCCTGAACAGGTGAGGGGGGGGGGCGGTTCTAATACCTCCACCTGGCAAACCTCCAGAGGTCCCTGAGAAAGGCACGGGTCACCGAAGCCGCGGCAGGACATGAGTCCAGAGCTGCCGTCGAGTACCTGGCTGTGAAGAGTGGGCTCGAAGCAAGTAGAAACCTTTTTTTCCGGGCCGACTGCCGGCTGGAAGTGTACGTGCGAGAGGCTggcgggggctgggggccaggcggAGCGCTGCAGGCTGCGGCACGCGTGGCGCAAAGTTTCCGCGGGGCCAGGGGCTAGAGCACTGTGGCGGGAGTGGCCTCAGGAGAAGGGCCAGAGGAGGCGATCTTGGGAGGGTGAAGCCAGAAATTCACCCATCTCCTCTCAAGAAATGGATGTTTATTACAAACAGATAAATATGCCCAGGAATCCGGCTGAGGCGTGTGCATGGAATGCTTTCAGATGCAGGCGACTACTGAGCTGTTAAGAGCTGCTAGGGCCGGGGGGATGGGATAGACTGAGGCTCTCAGGCTAAAGAACAAGAGGGACAAGCAGTGAAAGCTTGACGATGCCTAAACTGTGGAGTTTGAGGTTTCAGAGGTAAGGCAGTTGAGCCCAGTTGAGTGGTAGGTGAGCAGCTGCTGACAGCAGAGCCTGTGTAGGGCTGGTCCTTCAGGTGGAGTCAGGGATCTCTTGAATGATGGGGGCACTTCTGACTCCTGACACTCTTGCTCCTTCCCAGAAGCATCAGGTCCATGCTGCTGCTGGCTCGGGCACCCAAAGCTTGGCACAGGCTCTTTCAGCTCAAGCCTCTGGCCCTCCCTGGGACCCCAGGAGGCAAGGCCCAGCATGTGAGATACCAGCTCTTCTCAACGCCAAGCCCTGCAGAGACAGGCAGGCAGGGCCAACCCCAGGGTCCTGGCCTGCGAACCAGGTTGCTCGTCACAGCCTTGATTGGGGCTGGACTGGGTGGGGCCTGGCTGGCCGTGAGGGCTGAGAAGGAGCGGTGGCAGCAGCAACAGCGGACAGAGGCCCTGCGGCAGGCTGCTGTGGGCCAGGGCGACTTCAGCCTACTGGACCACCGGGGCCAAGTGCGCTGCAAAGCTGACTTCCGGGGCCAGTGGGTGCTGCTGTACTTCGGCTTCACTCACTGCCCTGACATCTGCCCCGACGAGCTGGAGAAGCTGGTGCAGGTGGTGCGGCAGCTGGAGGCGGAGCCCGGCCTGCCCCCTGTGCAGCCCCTCTTCATCACCGTGGACCCCGAGCGGGACACCGTGGCTGCCATGGCCCGCTATGTGCAGGACTTCCACCCAAGGCTGCTGGGCCTGACTGGCTCCGAGGAGCAGATCGCCCAGGTGAGCCGTA contains:
- the LOC133043423 gene encoding protein SCO2 homolog, mitochondrial gives rise to the protein MLLLARAPKAWHRLFQLKPLALPGTPGGKAQHVRYQLFSTPSPAETGRQGQPQGPGLRTRLLVTALIGAGLGGAWLAVRAEKERWQQQQRTEALRQAAVGQGDFSLLDHRGQVRCKADFRGQWVLLYFGFTHCPDICPDELEKLVQVVRQLEAEPGLPPVQPLFITVDPERDTVAAMARYVQDFHPRLLGLTGSEEQIAQVSRSYRVYYSAGPKDEDQDYIVDHSVAIYLLSPDGLFTDYYSRARSAEQISDSVRRHMAAFRSVLC